In Xiphophorus hellerii strain 12219 chromosome 4, Xiphophorus_hellerii-4.1, whole genome shotgun sequence, a single genomic region encodes these proteins:
- the trappc2l gene encoding trafficking protein particle complex subunit 2-like protein, with protein sequence MAVCIAVIAKENYPLYIRSVPCQNELKFHYTVHTSLDVVEEKVSAVGKSLADQRELYLGLLYPTEDYKVYGYVTNSKVKFVIVVDSSNTSLRDNEIRSMFRKLHNSFTDVMCNPFYNPGDPIQSKAFNGIVSGMMVQTG encoded by the exons ATGGCGGTGTGCATAGCAGTGATCGCTAAAGAG AACTACCCGCTCTATATACGCAGTGTACCCTGTCAAAATGAGCTGAAATTCCACTACACTGTACACACCTCTCTGGATGTGGTGGAAGAGAAGGTCTCAGCTGTGGGCAAATCCTTAGCAGACCAGAGGGAGCTCTACCTGGGACTGCTCTATCCAACTGAAGACTATAAAGT TTATGGGTATGTGACCAACTCCAAGGTGAAATTTGTGATTGTTGTGGACTCTTCCAATACATCATTGCGGGACAATGAAATACGAAGT ATGTTTAGAAAACTGCACAACTCATTTACTGATGTAATGTGCAATCCATTCTACAATCCTGGGGACCCCATTCAGTCAAA GGCCTTCAATGGTATCGTTTCTGGAATGATGGTACAGACAGGCTGA